From Hydractinia symbiolongicarpus strain clone_291-10 chromosome 12, HSymV2.1, whole genome shotgun sequence, one genomic window encodes:
- the LOC130621274 gene encoding uncharacterized protein LOC130621274, producing the protein MNGKCKCLKYKHFLSLDSFRIKRNGELTKTCIKCLDAGKALRERAKCPHGRRRDQCKDCGGIHICEHERVRVYCKDCSGGRYCYMKGDCGGSQICPHQKERPKCKECGGSQICPHQRVRSTCRDYRGGSICSEHGRRRSECKECDGGNICHHQKHRAIFPICNPTGHLAGGPLPPHKFKIRGNTLTKSCIACLAKAKERRAVANRDIEDVKMDPLAIDREIGGVNRMKTT; encoded by the exons ATGAATGGAAAATGTAAgtgtttaaaatataaacactTTTTATCCTTGGACAGTTTCAGGATCAAGCGTAACGGTGAACTAACGAAGacatgcatcaaatgcctcgatGCCGGCAAGGCACTGCGGGAGCGTGCGAAGTGTCCCCATGGCAGGCGTAGGGATCAGTGTAAAGATTGTGGGGGAATTCATATTTGCGAACATGAAAGGGTGAGGGTCTATTGTAAGGATTGCAGTGGAGGTCGGTATTGTTACATGAAAGG GGACTGCGGGGGAAGTCAGATTTGCCCGCATCAAAAGGAAAGGCCTAAATGTAAAGAATGTGGCGGTAGTCAAATATGCCCCCATCAAAGGGTGAGATCCACCTGTAGGGATTACAGAGGTGGAAGCATCTGCAGCGAGCATGGTAGGCGAAGATCAGAGTGCAAAGAATGCGATGGTGGAAATATCTGCCACCATCAAAAACATAGAGCAATATTCCCCATTTGCAACCCTACCGGGCATCTGGCTGGTGGT CCATTACCCCCGCACAAGTTTAAAATTAGGGGCAATACTTTAACAAAAAGTTGCATAGCCTGCTTAGCTAAAGCCAAGGAGAGGCGGGCTGTAGCAAATAGAGATATTGAGGATGTTAAAATGGATCCCCTTGCCATTGATAGGGAAATTGGAGGTGTTAACAGGATGAAAACTACCTAA
- the LOC130622445 gene encoding uncharacterized protein LOC130622445, translated as MPFSQKGVAAKKRCQECGEENAPAKKKCHKCQHIFTVKGDKPSGNKSCNLFRAKKKIKSVSADMARILNYDVLNIFASKKNGRTYVDVQPCAKFKAILLDPNTNKVNTHGKALLDFLKGIYSQHVTATTSAPKSAKNLVSQEEETDEEDLTNETPDFQETMDRNSDDDSDNDDRDGVGNAFNLFQPISVN; from the exons AGGTGTCAGGAATGTGGAGAGGAGAATGCTCCTGCTAAGAAAAAGTGTCATAAATGTCAacacatttttactgtgaaggGTGATAAACCCAGTGGCAATAAATCCTGCAACCTTTTTCGtgccaaaaagaaaataaaatctgTC TCAGCTGACATGGCTCGTATTCTAAACTACGACGTTCTTAACATTTttgcatcaaagaaaaatggacGTACGTATGTCGACGTGCAGCCATGCGCAAAATTTAAGGCAATATTGTTAGACCCAAACACAAACAAGGTGAACACTCATGGGAAAGCCTTGCTAGATTTCTTAAAAGGAATTTATTCCCAGCATG TGACAGCTACAACATCCGCACCAAAGTCAGCCAAAAATTTGGTTAGTCAGGAAGAAGAGACTGACGAAGAAGACCTAACAA ATGAGACGCCTGATTTTCAGGAAACGATGGACCGGAATAGCGACGACGACAGTGATAATGATGACAGGGATGGTGTTGGAAATGCATTTAACCTTTTTCAACCAATCAGCGTGAATTAG